One Hippoglossus hippoglossus isolate fHipHip1 chromosome 5, fHipHip1.pri, whole genome shotgun sequence genomic window carries:
- the c5h6orf89 gene encoding bombesin receptor-activated protein C6orf89 homolog, translating into MGTTTSEPCIYDKLSESIDILRQSGYRYGMSEREIERFIKQVLETNEPRREPPQFPILRATIKFVVAVGLLLVVVLAFTYPQTSPQLGLVNLGCYNWSSPLSHVRLLSLPIAKKYNLQGFHEWWSAGSLRHSLVNCSGCAEISSVLEVPESLRGTVNLRRGPQLVLLKGGESLSVQRQQLEELYLAHSGSMSILLEEDDGLQNHNFGLPQGPANFTLLWRFSSGTREKVLRWLFPKAELCPLLDSAGTILQRCLVTHSTNSQSKGVRVLGWLVVGEGLPTVRVLPVHRCQKHCSSFNLWLTPGDMVYADPRYWQMELFPGRGQNIICDGSTF; encoded by the exons ATGGGAACGACGACGAGCGAGCCATGTATCTACGACAAACTGTCCGAGAGCATAGACATCCTCCGCCAGTCGGGCTACCGCTACGGCATGTCGGAGAGGGAGATCGAGAGGTTCATCAAGCAGGTCCTGGAGACCAACGAGCCCAGGAGAGAGCCCCCGCAGTTCCCCATCCTGAGAGCCACCATCAAG TTTGTGGTGGCAGTGGGCCtcctgctggtggtggtgctggCCTTCACCTACCCTCAGACTTCCCCCCAGCTTGGTCTGGTCAACCTGGGCTGCTACAACTGGTCGTCGCCCCTCAGCCACGTTCGCCTGTTGTCTCTGCCCATCGCCAAGAAGTACAACCTGCAAG GTTTCCATGAATGGTGGAGCGCCGGCTCGCTCAGGCACAGTCTGGTGAACTGTTCGGGCTGTGCAGAGATCTCCTCTGTGCTGGAGGTCCCAGAAAGCCTTAGAGGGACGGTGAATCTGCGACGGGGGCCACAGCTCGTCCTGCTGAAG GGTGGGGAGTCTCTCAGCGTCCAgcggcagcagctggaggagctctACTTGGCCCATTCAGGGTCCATGTCCATTCTGCTGGAGGAGGACGACGGCCTGCAGAACCACAACTTCGGCCTCCCTCAGGGACCCGCCAACTTCACCCTGCTCTG GAGGTTCAGCTCTGGAACCAGGGAGAAGGTGTTGAGGTGGCTCTTCCCCAAGGCGGAGCTCTGTCCCCTGCTGGACAGTGCGGGGACCATCCTGCAGCGGTGCCTGGTCACCCACAGCACAAACTCCCAGAGCAAG GGCGTCAGGGTGCTGGGCTGGCTGGTGGTGGGTGAGGGGCTGCCCACAGTTCGAGTTCTGCCTGTTCATCGCTgtcagaaacactgcagctccttcaACCTGTGGCTCACACCTGGAGACATGG TGTACGCTGACCCTCGTTACTGGCAGATGGAGCTTTTCCCCGGCCGAGGCCAGAACATCATCTGTGACGGATCGACCTTTTAA